From the genome of Pieris brassicae chromosome Z, ilPieBrab1.1, whole genome shotgun sequence:
agtattatagcaatatatgtattgtaacGATAATGAGAATTAGTTGAAATTCCTCTATCTACCACAAAAAACCCTAAGGTACCATTTCTCTGAGGCCAATCATCAAAATTGATCCAACGATCAAAATATCACATCAACTTTAgtaaacacatatttaatttcacttaGAAATTCgaataacaattgaaaatagCTTCGTACTGATGACCTTTGTGCTACAACTTTGTTATGAACGTAATTCCAGCTATTTTAGTAACTTTCCCTTTCAATACGCTCTGCCAaagagtataaaaatattaacagatCTATACTCGGGTAAGGATAGAAAAGgtatttgaaatttacaaGTTTATGGTATTTCATGTAAAATGATTTAGTTACATTAGGTAGGACAATTCGGactctttttatttttgtattacaaagCCTTAATAAGGCTTACCAATAATTTATAGTTTCGCCCAAAATTTTATTCACGGAACTTTCAAGTAATGAAATGTCCTGTCTTTTCGAAGAAATATGTTAATTCTTCAACGCttcaccactatgtggaattGTAAGGCCCTTGTGAGACAGCTGACATCGTGTTTGTGGCAGCAGTCACATCATGTACTTGTAATATACGTTGGGCTTGGTTTTGTCTTGGGGGcttttttttgataatattatagcTTTAGATTACGCTGCCGTATTGACGTCGTAAATCCATTAAGAATAGTTCAACTATttcaagatttaatttttttctctccATGACTAGAATATTTATTGCAGTTTACATTTTAATCAGACCGCGAAGTCTAGTAAGTAAAGTAAGGTAGTGCTATATGGTAAGCAAATTTAACATCGAAACTCAAATATACAGAACACCGTGGTGACCACAGAGTTTCTTAAATGTTCAGGAGTTTCATTCAGAAGTGTGGGTGGACATTATCCACTCGGTCAAGTATCGCTTGCAAAAATAGCTCTACCAACAAGTGatgtcattatattatatagaagtaaaaatgtttttttttataataacaaatatttaaatgcagGAAACCATGCCTAGTCGCGCAGTGAGTCGCGGCCCTATAATTGGAGAAGTCAGTATGGCTGACAATCCCTTCGCGACCTTTGAGTCGCTCACACAAGCCGGCATTATTGCGGTGATCGGAGCAGCTATCATCATATCCAACTTACTTATCATAGTAGCCTTCCTCAATTTTAAAGGTGAGTGATTACAGTCTACCAGTCTCTGATagttaaattaacttaaaagtaTAACTCACCTATACAACTATACTATCACAATCCTACTTTTGTTACCAGCtgaaaaattcattaaatgcGCCTTACGACTACGTAACGTAAAAGGCCTTAATactgtttaataaattgagAAACCGATAAGAGGattaatgaaaattttcaATGACTTCAGGTCTATCGAACGAGGTGATAAACTACTACTTGCTGTCGCTGGCCGTGGCAGACCTTCTGTGCGGTGTCTTCGTGGTGCCCCTCTCCATATACCCGGCCATCACCGGTCGATGGATGTTTGGGGATCTGATGTGTCGGCTCGTCGGCTACCTTGAGGTCACTCTCTGGTCCGTCTCAGTTTACACCTTCATGTGGATCTCGGTCGATCGTTACCTCGCCGTTAGGAAACCGCTCCGTTATGAGACGGTTAGTCTGACGGTATATatcattttctttattactcTTTCCCCACTATCGGTGATCTGGTTCTAATGACGTATCGGATGAGTAAGCTCGGTGTGTGCTAGTTCGCATTAACGTAGAAGCTTCATTTAGATGCCTGAGGTACGGTCTCCGTTGATACCTTATTTGAGTTGTCCGTGGTTATATCCATTTGCATGCGTTTGCATTCTGAAGAGAACATTCCAATGAGTAGGAGGGTGGAGCATGGGTTTTGATTTCTCATAGTTAGAGTTCATCTTGCCAACATGTCACAAGAGCCAGAATGCCTTTGGATTTGAAACACGCTAAATTTTCTCGGTCAGTAAAATTTTGTCCTTTGctctttttaatatcaattatatcCCTGTTATATACTCATAACCATTGtacttagataaaaaatatagtgtgTTTCTAGATTATAAGTAGATGCATGTATATCTTAATCCGCCTTattataatggattccatATTTTCTAATCTTTGCGCTAGTTGTAACTTCTAGATTTCGCAAACTATCTATCCTTTATCAAAGTTTTCAATGATATTATTGCCATTCATTTATTGCCTACGTGCCGCTGATTAATAGCCGTCCAAATAAAACGATccaaatttcttataaaatatttattccaatccttagatatttaattaactatagGTAACATTTTGTTACCTTGATATTGTTTTCAATTGGTGAAATAAGCTTATATTATGAATTGGCGCTCGCGGTCAAAGGACGGCTTCAGGTTCGACTTTCTGTTCTGTCTGTGAATAATTCTGCAATCTTTGCCTAGGTACAAACGCGCACAAGAAGTCAGTGCTGGATGGTCTTTACATGGATCTCAGCGGCCATGCTGTGCTGTCCTCCCCTTCTCGGCTACAAAAAGGATGCAAGCTTCGACAAAGAAACTCTGATTTGTATGCTCGACTGGGGGACTACCTATGCTTACACAGCCACTTTAGCCATGCTCATCCTTGGCCCTAGCGTCATATCAATCGTCCATAATTATTGGTATATATTTGCCATGAAGAGAAAGCTTAACAGCGGAGTACCCATACACGACAAGGAGTACGCGACAGCTTTGGCAGAGAATTTAGCTAATCCCAGCCATTGGATGAGTTTCGTAATGGTTACCACGTTCTGGTTGAGCTGGGCCCCATATACTGGTATCAGGCTGTACGAGTATTTCACGGATCAGGAATTAAAGATGCCTATGTTACACTTCGGTATGGTTTGGGTTGGAATACTTAACTCTTTTTGGAAAGTCATAATCCTCGTATCCCTCAGTCCGCAGTTTCGTCTAGCGTTACGAATCTTATGTCTGACAGCCTGCTGCCGGTCGAAAGGTCGATTGCAGGCGGAACTAGTAGGACTAGACAACGATGATTAGGAATTAATGGAGTGTTGTGCAGTGATGAGATATCACACGTGATATAAGCAATATTAGGTCGCTCAGATTCGACCAGTCGACTGTTCAGTAGGTTAGGATTGCCTTGTCAGGTTTCATCCGGAAATCTCatatatgattaaattttatcaatttattgacaataataatcaattttataacaCTAACATTTTGATCATATCATTTATAAGAATATGTTGTTTGTCTACGCCTTTAACTCGAGAATGTATATGTGgtgaaatatgtttttcaatTATAGTAATACGTTTGAAGGTATAGTTGTGATAATTGTAGAGTAGGTATGTACTTGGATATACCCCTTGGATGCGATATACTACTTCTGTATACTAGAGTTTAATATATTCCTTTCCTAGATTGTGTCGGTTAATCTTCATAACAAAGCGAAAACGATAGTAATagtttgaatttataattttgatttatttatttaaagcagTCACACTGCCCATTCGCTGATGCAGTTGTCATTAGAAAATGATAAGCTATTAAGATTGGCCGATATATGATCGTACTCAAAAgcctaaaatgtatatataataattcaaagatATTCAAGCTATCCGTCAGTAATAAAGTCACCGGTTGGGTAGATAAGAAATTGCTGTCTTATTCCTACGACGCAGGCTAAAATGGCCTTATATACAGTTGCATGACAAAAGAGCAAGATTCCAATGAAATGTAGATTATTAtgttgtgatattttttattcaatctaaatatttacttaagaaGCCACGTAGATTTAGAATACATATTGTagcagtaatttttttataacattatcacTATCGACAGATATTGCATGGGCGCGTCTTTTGTAAATGAATTTTCACCGGCCATTCTGCACAGTTGGACTGCATAACACGACATAGACATAAGGCagcagttattaaaattatattcaaacaGTCTAACTTTGATTACCGTTAATTTTTTggaaaatatagtaataatactttatacagagatatgataaaatattcagCTATTAGCGTTTATAATTAAGGAGGGCACCATGTCATCTGCCATGGGCAGGGTACAGACGGTCAATATATACCGTGGTTCTTGAGATCTCGCCAATATTTACTAGTTTATGAGTAAACGCGgcagaaataaatattgagcACATTGATATTAAATGTAGATTTTTTGTGATCCATAAATGTATGAGCTGTTGATTCAATATATGTTGAGACAGGTATCGTGATAAGGGATCGCGATATTTATTGACCGTCTGATCCCTGCCTATGACATACTATTTTTGACTCAATAGACTATTTGAGTgtctttttaaactaaaacctGAAATAGTAGAAGTAGTAGTAGAAGTTAGTAAGACGTGCGTGAGTTTTTTACGTACGCGATGGTCGATATATTGATAGCgtcttaataatttcataatataatatttaaaatattcaatatctCATGAAGTTGGGATGACAGTTAGCATCAGCccgtataaaatgtaaaatgctgatttaatgttttaggagaaaatttaactataattcaattacagaaaattataaacgGTAATCCGCTGAAGACTGTTTAATTTGTAgttgtgatttttataaattaaatcgtTACTAGATAATTATGAATCGCTATAAATAACgccatataaatattataagaataataatacgcTTCATTTATAGTAAAGatgttaattgaaaaaaactgtattttatttaagctaTCTATAAATCTTTGGGTCCACAacacatgccggtttcctaacCGTACGAGCAAACTCTAATTGCGCTCAGAGATTGGTGCACACACCGGATCTGAACGTACGATCTCAGGCGTAAAAGACACACGCGTTACTATTAGGCTTATTTacttatactaataaaatgctaacttttaataaaatcaatcttTACGACAAATGATGTGTTAGGCATCTCTGACAGTGTCATTACAATGAATGAATGACATTTCATATAACAGACTCAcagaacataatatatatatataatactgtaGAGTTAATCTGTGAATCTTAAATAAAGTAGCTTAATTACTTttctaaatgtatttaaagagAGCAAAGATGTAGCAACAAGCGGCCGATCGGCAAGCGGGCAAAAAGTTCACTTTGTCGTCAGGACTATGTTTGTAgcatcttaaataattaaaatgaaacgaACATTAATTGCATAGACATATAATACACATATTGGTTcgatacaatataaatatactttatttctacATTTGCGGTGTGCAGTTATAATCTTATTGCATCGGTAAATACATCTTATACAATATATCTCATTAAATGCATCattcattgtatttataacatatgtaACGATACCTGAGGCCTATCATGACGTCATTGCTTCTGTTAACaaatgctattacgcaccatgGACTTATTCAAAGCAGGCCAAAGGAATGATAACAAATCCCCGGAATTATCATAGCTACCTCAACGTTTTGGTACGTAttcattgattaatttaaatattacacgatTGCGTTGTTACTTAATAGATCTTATATCGCTGAATTCGCCCTACATTGTATCCATCTCAGACGATGCCCATAAATAAGAGATATTGTATATACATTACACAAGTAATACAGAAGCGAGTACAACACAACTATATTATGATAGACATAGATTTTACTtaaaggaaattaaaataaattttgtctcAACGT
Proteins encoded in this window:
- the LOC123718939 gene encoding G-protein coupled receptor 52 isoform X1, with translation MFETMPSRAVSRGPIIGEVSMADNPFATFESLTQAGIIAVIGAAIIISNLLIIVAFLNFKGLSNEVINYYLLSLAVADLLCGVFVVPLSIYPAITGRWMFGDLMCRLVGYLEVTLWSVSVYTFMWISVDRYLAVRKPLRYETVSLTVQTRTRSQCWMVFTWISAAMLCCPPLLGYKKDASFDKETLICMLDWGTTYAYTATLAMLILGPSVISIVHNYWYIFAMKRKLNSGVPIHDKEYATALAENLANPSHWMSFVMVTTFWLSWAPYTGIRLYEYFTDQELKMPMLHFGMVWVGILNSFWKVIILVSLSPQFRLALRILCLTACCRSKGRLQAELVGLDNDD
- the LOC123718939 gene encoding G-protein coupled receptor 52 isoform X3; the encoded protein is MFETMPSRAVSRGPIIGEVSMADNPFATFESLTQAGIIAVIGAAIIISNLLIIVAFLNFKGLSNEVINYYLLSLAVADLLCGVFVVPLSIYPAITGRWMFGDLMCRLVGYLEVTLWSVSVYTFMWISVDRYLAVRKPLRYETVQTRTRSQCWMVFTWISAAMLCCPPLLGYKKDASFDKETLICMLDWGTTYAYTATLAMLILGPSVISIVHNYWYIFAMKRKLNSGVPIHDKEYATALAENLANPSHWMSFVMVTTFWLSWAPYTGIRLYEYFTDQELKMPMLHFGMVWVGILNSFWKVIILVSLSPQFRLALRILCLTACCRSKGRLQAELVGLDNDD
- the LOC123718939 gene encoding G-protein coupled receptor 52 isoform X2; the encoded protein is MPSRAVSRGPIIGEVSMADNPFATFESLTQAGIIAVIGAAIIISNLLIIVAFLNFKGLSNEVINYYLLSLAVADLLCGVFVVPLSIYPAITGRWMFGDLMCRLVGYLEVTLWSVSVYTFMWISVDRYLAVRKPLRYETVSLTVQTRTRSQCWMVFTWISAAMLCCPPLLGYKKDASFDKETLICMLDWGTTYAYTATLAMLILGPSVISIVHNYWYIFAMKRKLNSGVPIHDKEYATALAENLANPSHWMSFVMVTTFWLSWAPYTGIRLYEYFTDQELKMPMLHFGMVWVGILNSFWKVIILVSLSPQFRLALRILCLTACCRSKGRLQAELVGLDNDD